The following is a genomic window from Amaranthus tricolor cultivar Red isolate AtriRed21 chromosome 10, ASM2621246v1, whole genome shotgun sequence.
AACAGTGTCTTGgtcaaaacgaaaaaaaaaaaaaaaattgtcgagattaatccaacctattttcaATTCTTTGCTAATATtcccatcttttgaaaattaaaaattaatccaaCCTTTGCATTATGTTTATTGTGAATGGACCCTAATATGCACCAACCGGGTATAATGGGTCATACCCTTCAACTTCTTATttatttctctctcctccaaTTCTGATTTCAAAATCAGAaacccaaatccttcatctccCTCTTCAAagctctctctttctcttcaaTGGAGTCTTCAACAATCTTCATGAAAAACACCTAAATCTTTCCTCTTTCAATTCTAAATCTATAATTTTCTTCTCCAATCAATTTCGTTCGACAATTGCAACGAATCTGACCAGATTTCGCGTCATCTAACAGGTATTTTTTTGccctaatttttgaaattttcatgGTATTTCatcagaaaatttaatttaattttagtctttgattttcaatttcatacCTAATCATCTTCCTAAATTTAACAGGTTCTCACATCTTTGTCAATGGTtagtaaaattttgaattttctcaTTATTCATGCTTTCTTGTatgaaatttctgaatttttatttgtttaaatttcaattttaatgcTTTCATATATTTGATAGTGAGAATTTTCATGGtatgtatgaattttgtttgtatgaaatttctgaattttgttttgtttgtatgTTTTAGACGTGTTTTTGATAGTGAGAGAAGGAAATTAACACCTAGGAGGGCACAAACGGTGAACTTGGacaaagaaaaaggaaatgtTGTAAGTGGTGAAGGTGATGACATAACTTCTTTAGTAGGTGCGAGTGAAGGTGATGACAGTGAGGATGAGTCATATGATTTTAGTGGGGATATTAAAGCTAGTGAGGAGGTTTCTTATGTTGATAGCGATGAGGCAAACGCATCTGAAAATGAGGTAGATCAATTGTCCGAGTATGAGGATAGTGAAAGTCTCCAAGGATCTGATAATGAAGTCTTAGAGCATATAGATTTTAGGAAATTTAAGTGGCAAGTTGGATTAAGTTTTCCTAATTCTAGGGCATTTAGGGATGCTTTGAAACATTATGCCCTAATTCAAGGTAGGAATGTGAGAATTGACATTAGTAACAAAAAGAGGCAACAAAGGATTGGTGTTAGTTGTGTAGAGGGTTGTCCATTTAAGATGTACGGTAGTTGGGATAAGTCATCAACATCATTTGTGATAAAGTCAGTTGTTCCAGAACACACATGTCAAAGGAGTATGGATGGTAACAAGCAATTAAAGTCCTCATGGGTGGCAAACCAGATGCTTGAGGTTTTCAAATCAAGACCCCATATTCCATCAGTTGAGATAATTGATTTGGTTAAAAAGAAGTGGTTTGTCATAATTAGCAAGCACATTGCTTATAACATCAAGTACGCTGCCCATAAAAGATTGCATGGAAAGCTGACCCTAATGTGTTTTGTAGACCTTATTTGAAGAATCTGACAAAATGTGATACCGTAGTAGCAATATGGTTGAAACATTTAATAATTACATCATGCGTGCTAGGTCAAAGCATCTAATAGACATGCTTGAAGATATTAGGACCATGTTGATGAAGAGATTGGTGACAAAGAAAGAAGATGCACAGAAGTGGGTGGGGAGTATATGCCCTAAGATTCTAGCATTAttggagaaagaaaaagaagaagctACCAAATGTACTGTCATGCCAGCAACTACTTCACTATTTCAGGTAGCTTATTATTTTGATACTCTAGAGGTTGATTTAGATAAGAGATCCTGCACTTGTGGAAAGTGGGATTTGAAAGGTATTCCCTGTCGTCATGCAATAGCTACTATATTATACAAGCGTTTCGATGTGTCTGCCTTTGTTGATAGATTGTATACAAAGGAGGCTTACCTAGAAGCATATAGTGGATCCATACCACCTTTAGCTGGTGATAGGTATTGGCCTAAAATGAATACCACCCTCCTCCCCCCTCCCATTAAACTTGGCCCAAGTAGACCTAGAAAGAACAGGAGGAAATTTGCCCATGAGGATCCTAAAAAACCTGGAAAGTTGACTAGACATGGACTACAAATGTCATGTAGGGTATGTGGTTTACCGGGACATAACAAAAGGAAATGTCCTGATAAGGACACAATTAGGGAACCCTCACCCCCACCAAAGAGAGGAAGGGGTAGTCCTAAAAAGGTTGTTGCTACTCCTTCAACACAATCCACAATCGCTCATGAAATCTCTGCTCAACCCAGTCAATTAAGAAGGCGAAATAAAAGTGTAAGGGGAGGTCAAGGCAGTAGAGGAAGAGGTGGCAGAGGTGTGATGaacaaggtaattatattttttttctttcttttatctaGATAGCAAATATATTTAAtcatgttaataattatgtttatttaacttCATTCATGCAGGGTAGCATGGCAAGGTCAATATCTTCACAAACATCTTATAAAGTGGTCATTTGTTCAACGCAAGCATCTATCTCGAGTGTACCAAAGAATGTGTAGTTACTTGAGTTAAATTTGTTCGACAATGTAATTATTTTTGCTATATATTTTGTAAGCCATTTGTAATTGGCAAACTTATCTAATCATTTTGTTAGCCATTTTGTAATTGGCCAACTTAACTAAGGCATTTTGTAATTGGCTAACTAATCTAATCATTTTGTATTTAGAAAACTAGTTAACTAACGCATGTAGCCTTAATCCTTCTTGGATGATATTTTGTAAGCCACAATGTTGATGGGATATGTATGTAAAGAAAATTACTATTAATGCAATGATGAAGTTTATGCTTTGGATATAATAGCAATTTCAATTTGCTTCTTAAATGGTCCATTGGCAGCAAACTGAaagcaaaggttggattattaataaaaatttcaaatggtGGGATTATTGATAGGTAATAggaaataggttggattattgtaaaaaagacaaaagaTGAGAATAACCAGGTCATTTTCTgaagggtccattggcaacaaattgaaaacaaagattggattatttataaaaatttcaaaaggtgggattattggtaggtaatggaaaatagattggattattcccaacaatttttccaaaaaaaaaatataataccaACGAAGATATAGATGTATAAATGTGATACTAGAGTATCTTAGTTAAAACGAAGATATCAACGTGTAATACCAGTGTATAGATCTTTGCTCGTTCTGAGTATTTCAGCTGGGAATGCCTATGAAATCCAGCTTCCAGCATCCGCATAATGTGACCATGGTCATGACCTTCATCAGAGTAGGCTGTTCCCCCAATGCTATCACCAATGGCCCCAAGGTCTGAAACACTTCTCCAACCTATAATTCCAAGGCTATCAGATGGCTGACTTGTCAGGAAAGGTTGTACAGAGTCTTCTAGTGAATCAGACGCTGCTCCAGCCTGCAAGATGTTGttgattaacaatttaacatacTGATATTCCTAATCAATCAccatgatttgtaaatcaccacaaaaagacaaagaataatagaaaaataaacaaaaccataaaaggtaaatttaaattacaaaacttgctctcaccctatcaaatcctaccgcataagggtgatttgttaacttcacAAATACAAATCACCGCTGTTTACTAAGACCTTATTTAACATACTTGTTAGAGCAAGTGACAAATCAACAAAGTATGAAGATGATGACTTGATCACTCGAGCAAATCCATAAGGTGTTGTGAGCAACACAGGGTCTTCGATGTTTCATGGTGATGGTGCAACGAAGAACATGAGTGTGTTGCATAAGGGATGCATTGGATAAGGCAAGGGAGAGCTTGATTAATGCATGAGGGTGCACCGAAGGAGCTTTGAGTTGTGCCTTGAACGAGGTAAAGCACAAAGGGAAGGAAGCTCGAGCGAGACAGCAGGTGCACGAAGACAGTAGCTGCCCAGGAGGAACCGCTCGTTCGAGCATGTAGAGGGCTCGTCCGAGCAGGTGCAGCAGGTCCAATCTGCGGGTCTGTTTCGTGGGCTGAATGCTTCGGGATTAAGTCCAAACTTATCCTAGGGTTACTCTAAACATAAGAGGTTATATATATGATCCGAAATCAGGTTTAGAATGTATGAAAGTGAGGCTAATACATAAGAGAGAAATAAGGGTTTGTGTAAACCATTTGAGTTGTCTTCTTCATTGTACTAGTTTATGGGTGATCTTCATTGTTGAATGGAATCACTATCTTGAGAGCTTGTTCTCAAGAGTGTGCGTTTAGTCAAGCTGTTTGTTGTTCTTTTGTTCATACTCTGTTTTTATCTCATCTTCTACACATCCTATTATCATTGTTGGGGTCCAAACTATTCTCTTTCAACACTAAATATTGATCTCTAGCTGGATGGCTGATAGTCTGATACATATAATTCTAATTTCGAGTCGTTCTAAGAACACTTACACCTCCAGGATACACTAATTAACTTCTCTAGGATACATTTAcactaatattaaattttattttggatttaagtGATGTCAAATGACCAGGTGTTGGGAACCTGTTTCAAGGTTAACTGATGCAATATGTGAATGTGAATATCCGCAATTTGTGGTTTGTAATTATTATACAatgttttttagttttgtttcaTAGAAGACAATATAAAATCGATAATGTTATAACAATTTTCGATTACATTAAAATGTAATTGGTTGcaatattagtattttttttttctaattaaattgATTATAATGTTTGTTGTTTTACCTAAAGTCCTTAAAGAAGTTACGATGCAAGCTTTTTTTAgctttattaaatatttaaaattcgaGTTTACAATATAATCAATTAACGTACATTTAAAATCAATGTGAGAGTTACTTGAATTATGTGTGTCAAACTCGAAATGAAAGGAGAAATTTATTATAGTTgcaatattttgtaaattttaataattttaaaattactttGAGGAAAAAAATCCTGTTTGCTTTCTccgttttttctttttttttttttactttttatatgaattaagctttaatatatctaaatacccaacataaaaatttataaatatgtataatCAAAAACTATACATTTATACGAATCTAAAAAAATTTTACGTGAATATCTTTTATCTTTTAGATCCGTCTTAAAACCTTAGCTaaatttttctctctttatAGTAGAATATTcgaaatagaaaaaatattatttttattcttttcattACTTCGAACTTGTTTatacaatatataaaaaagttCTCACTTGAATTTTGTAATGCAGTAAATTTAAATGAATAGAGTTGTACATTGTATTCGCCAAACATTACATACTCATCTATCTCGGTCATagtaaaatcatattcaaaaaataaaaataaaacattagacatacaaaaataaaaattttgagcaaattgagtgaaaatacaaataaaatagaGTCTATTCCcacaatatatttattttacaaaataattccCATTTTACGTAACATGGATTTATATTTccctatattttatttatttttttcgacAGGAAGTCGCCAACTTAGATGATGGTTTGTATGAAGAAGTAAACCGCCATTTGAGATAGCGGTTTGATAGTAAAttggtaaaaataaaaaaaaaattaaaatttaaacaaagagcTCTCAACAGATATTAGACCCGCGTTCTACACTCACAGGTACATCATGAAGAGCACTCCAACCACCTGCGCTCCAAACTCCGAATGAAATGTTCCTGTGCCTTTCGTATTTAAATAAATCAGAGTTGCAATTTAGCCCATTACCTCACATTTACAAGGagttcagatttttttttccgttaaaaattttaaataattaaaactgacatttgagatggcggtttgctaaattaaataatacaaaacCGTCATTTGAGATAGcagttttattaaaaaaataaataatttttttatatacagTCCTATGTGGATAGTACCatgagaaattaatttttacatcaCCTAGggtgaaaaataaatttccaaataATATTATTGAGGGTAAAGATTCAATAAAATACTTcaaacaaagtaaaaaaaataataattaataaaaaaaaattcgtcaaaaaaaaagaaaaaaaatggtgGTGTTGGGGTATATAAATAGGTGAAAACCctagaagaaaaacaaaactaCTTGATCTTATCTGAGCAAAGAGGGGTTTTGTAGCCACCCTGCTCCGTCTACGGCTCAGCAGTTGGCGGTTCTTCTCCCTCCTCTTCTGCGATGAAGACTGCCCGCTTTCCGAGCTTATTCGCTATGACGGAATTGCGGGCTTTATCCAGCCAAAAATTTATCCTTTCTTCATAGtgtatttgaggtttttaaatCTGTCTTTAAAATTGATGTCTTTTTTATTCAAATTGGGTATTGAATTTATGATTTCTTGTAAATTTTGTTAATTCACCGTTTTTTATATGGATTTCTCATCAAACTTTTCAATGTTTGCTGTTTGTTCAAGGTTTTTCGAAGCTGATTGTTGTTTATGATCGGAAAAGTTTTTAGTTTGAAGATGAAGTTCGTATGATTTTGACTTTTGTTAATTTACACTTTCTGTCCTGTTACTTTTGCCACAAGTACAATACTTGTATAACCAAgaaatgagagaatttatttgGAAGTTGGGTAAATATTTGAATGatataaatcatacaaaaataaGAACGGACGAATATGGAACATGTAGTGGGAAGTCGTGTTCCAAAGGGAGTAACAAGTAATATTGCTT
Proteins encoded in this region:
- the LOC130826198 gene encoding uncharacterized protein LOC130826198 isoform X2, which gives rise to MLEDIRTMLMKRLVTKKEDAQKWVGSICPKILALLEKEKEEATKCTVMPATTSLFQVAYYFDTLEVDLDKRSCTCGKWDLKGIPCRHAIATILYKRFDVSAFVDRLYTKEAYLEAYSGSIPPLAGDRYWPKMNTTLLPPPIKLGPSRPRKNRRKFAHEDPKKPGKLTRHGLQMSCRVCGLPGHNKRKCPDKDTIREPSPPPKRGRGSPKKVVATPSTQSTIAHEISAQPSQLRRRNKSVRGGQGSRGRGGRGVMNKGSMARSISSQTSYKVVICSTQASISSVPKNV
- the LOC130826198 gene encoding uncharacterized protein LOC130826198 isoform X1 gives rise to the protein MVETFNNYIMRARSKHLIDMLEDIRTMLMKRLVTKKEDAQKWVGSICPKILALLEKEKEEATKCTVMPATTSLFQVAYYFDTLEVDLDKRSCTCGKWDLKGIPCRHAIATILYKRFDVSAFVDRLYTKEAYLEAYSGSIPPLAGDRYWPKMNTTLLPPPIKLGPSRPRKNRRKFAHEDPKKPGKLTRHGLQMSCRVCGLPGHNKRKCPDKDTIREPSPPPKRGRGSPKKVVATPSTQSTIAHEISAQPSQLRRRNKSVRGGQGSRGRGGRGVMNKGSMARSISSQTSYKVVICSTQASISSVPKNV